Proteins found in one Panicum hallii strain FIL2 chromosome 4, PHallii_v3.1, whole genome shotgun sequence genomic segment:
- the LOC112890548 gene encoding uncharacterized protein LOC112890548 yields the protein MPYDDHARALKLLHALDLDVWGTKVEAIVESTNYETLTTDELFSKLKSKEIDIQFRKKLNNPTAGSSSNIPMALVSGSTNTNANLSSTPSFALSSLCHIADDELEALDDDQLVLLTNKFKRVYENRRNRRRSEGCFNCGERGHFIADCPSKVKAPEHGNSYRRQEQPRDRKNKSDRRGRKKGQHKFTDKQIKKAAHVLFSSLGSFDSDASYNSSDSESEDEKPKKTNDGGLCFLADIKGGMCTMALNEGDAYDCSNDSSDNEVQNSAEEEIEELTKLVDKQNKILARLKADHDRISAELKTLKDATPAAVECEECSIHMVSISELQSKHAILVDKFDCAKIELEELRSRSVLLGACATCPILQTELNVAKCHIVQLEKHTCPVLPECLTCPTFVAEISILKKDNAALEEENIHLRTILGWCSVREPQIGMTIAQIKRGEHFGVGYDLKRTFGKKNADGENNGPTPSEKSPPVSPEGFVVEPPKSVPKKQDGGEENIWIMDSGCSRHMTGDDRWFSSLTPASGDDEIGQNIFEDEVDGLDDDDDATEDPAVLELPLRGRQLLFEQHLDIFSVAIHLNK from the exons ATGCCGTATGATGATCATGCAAGGGCTCTCAAATTGTTGCATGCACTCGACTTGGATGTTTGGGGCACAAAAGTGGAAGCGATTGTTGAGTCTACTAATTATGAGACTCTTACAACTGATGAGCTTTTTAGTAAGCTTAAATCCAAAGAGATCGACATCCAATTTCGGAAAAAGCTTAACAATCCCACAGCTGGTTCTTCTTCAAATATTCCAATGGCTTTGGTTTCTGGGAGTACTAACACTAATGCTAATCTTTCATCTACTCCTAGTTTTGCTTTGTCCTCCTTGTGTCATATTGCAGATGATGAGTTGGAGGCACTTGATGATGATCAGCTTGTTTTGCTCACCAACAAGTTCAAGCGGGTATATGAAAACAGGCGAAATAGAAGGCGTTCAGAAGGATGCTTCAACTGTGGTGAGCGTGGACACTTCATTGCTGATTGTCCAAGCAAGGTGAAGGCACCGGAGCATGGCAACAGCTACAGGCGCCAGGAACAACCAAGGGACAGGAAGAACAAGAGTGATAGACGTGGGAGAAAGAAGGGACAACACAAGTTTACTGACAAGCAAATCAAGAAGGCTGCACATGTTCTCTTTTCTTCGCTGGGTAGCTTTGATTCAGATGCCTCCTACAACTCTAGTGATTCAGAGTCCGAAGATGAGAAGCCCAAAAAGACCAATGATGGAGGACTCTGTTTTCTTGCTGACATCAAGGGAGGCATGTGCACTATGGCTTTAAATGAGGGTGATGCATATGACTGCAGCAACGACTCTTCTGATAATGAGGTACAAAATTCTGCTGAAGAAGAAATTGAAGAGTTGACTAAACTTGTTGATAAACAAAATAAAATTCTAGCAAGACTTAAGGCTGATCATGATAGAATATCTGCTGAATTAAAAACACTAAAAGATGCTACACCTGCTGCTGTAGAATGTGAGGAATGTTCTATTCATATGGTTTCTATTTCTGAATTGCAATCTAAGCATGCTATTTTAGTTGATAAATTTGATTGTGCTAAGATTGAATTGGAAGAACTTCGCTCTCGTTCTGTTTTACTTGGTGCTTGTGCTACTTGTCCAATTTTGCAAACTGAGTTGAATGTTGCTAAATGCCATATTGTTCAATTGGAAAAACACACTTGTCCTGTTTTACCTGAGTGTTTGACTTGTCCTACTTTTGTTGCTGAAATTTCCATCTTAAAGAAGGACAATGCTGCTTTAGAAGAAGAAAACATTCATTTAAGAACAATCCTTGGTTGGTGTTCTGTGCGTGAGCCCCAGATTGGTATGACTATTGCACAAATTAAAAGGGGTGAGCATTTTGGTGTTGGTTATGATTTGAAGCGTACTTTTGGTAAAAAGAATGCAGATGGTGAGAACAATGGGCCTACTCCCAGTGAGAAGAGTCCACCGGTCTCACCTGAAGGTTTTGTGGTAGAACCTCCCAAGTCTGTTCCTAAAAAGCAG GATGGAGGCGAGGAGAACATATGGATAATGGACTCTGGTTGTTCACGTCACATGACCGGAGATGATAGATGGTTCTCCAGCCTCACCCCCGCGAGCG